DNA sequence from the Sphingomonas sp. genome:
CATGCCGGACTGGCCGTCACCGCCGGCGAGAAATGGCTGGCGACACGCTGGATCCGTCAGCGCGACTATCATCCCTGGCTGACATGAGCGACCTTCCGCCGGCAATGCCCGCCGCCACGTTGGTGCTGATGCGCGAACGGCAGAATGGGCCGCCCGAACTCCTGATGACCGAGCGGACCGGCCGGATGGCCTTCGCCGCTGGTGCGCTCGTCTTCCCCGGCGGGCGGATCGACCCGGAGGACGAGATCATCGGCCGCGCCTTCCCCGCCTTGCCCGACGCCGCCGCCCGGATCGCCGCGATCCGCGAGACGATCGAGGAGACCGGTATCGCCCCGGCGATACACCCCGCTCCGCCCCTCGTGTTGCGCGAGGCCATGACGACGGGCGCGGATTTCGCGGCGCTGCTCGACCGTCACGGCCTGACTCTCGAGCTCAACGCACTCACGCCCTTCGCCCGCTGGTGCCCCAATTTCCACGAGACGCGCCGCTTCGACACGCTCTTCTATCTCGCCGAAGCCCCCGCCGGCGCCCCCACCCCGCTGGTCGCCGAGGCCGAGGCAGTGCGCGCTTTCTGGGCGAGCGCCGCCGACATCCTCGCCGAGCTTGATGCCCACCGCGCCCACGCCATCTTCCCGACCCGACGCAACCTGGAGCGGCTCGCCCGCTTCGCCTCGATCGAGGAGGCGCGCGCCGATGCCGCCCGTCATCCCGTGACCTGCATCACCCCTTGGGTCGAGGAACGGGCCGGCCGCATGTTCGTCTGCATTCCCGAAGGCATCGGCTATCCGGTGACGGCCGAGCCGCTGGAGACCGCGCGGCGGCGATAGGAAGGATGCGAAGACTGCGCCGGACCATCGTGACGATCCTCCTCCTGGCGCTGGCATGCCTCGGCGCGCTGCTGCTCTACGGCCATGCGCGCAAGCATCCGCAAGACATGCCCTGGACGTCTCTCGACCTCACCCAGCCCATCGGCCTGTTCACGGGCCGCAAGCTCGCCGATCTCGCCGGCGAGGGGCCGCGTTGCCGGGCGCTGCTGACGGAGGCCGGGGTGCGCCACACCGCTTTGCCGGCGCGTAGCGACGGCGCACAATGCGGTTATGCCGACGCGGTGCGCTTCACGAACGGCGGATCGCGCGAGATCGCCTGGCGGCCGGATGGGCTGGGCACGAGTTGCGCTGTCGCCGCCGCGCTGGCGCTGTGGGAATGGCATGTCGTCCAGCCGGCCGCGCGGCGCCATTTCGGCCGCGACATTGTCCGCATCGAACATTTCGGCAGCTACAATTGCCGCCGCCTCTACGGCCGCGACCAGGGGGCGTGGAGCGAACATGCCACCGCCAATGCGGTGGACATCGCCGCCTTCGTGCTCGACGACGGCACGCGCGTCTCACTGATCGGCGACTGGCCGGACGCGGGCGCCAGGGGGCGCTTCCTGCGCGAGGTGCGCGACGGCGCCTGCGACCTGTTCGCCACCGTGCTGTCGCCCGATTACAACGAAGCCCACCGCGACCATCTCCACTTCGACCAGGCGCAAAGGGGCGCAATGGGCTGGCGGGCCTGCCGGTGAAGGAGATGGTGACCCCTACGGGAATCGAACCCGTGTTTCAGCCGTGAAAGGGCCGCGTCCTAACCGCTAGACGAAGGGGCCGTGAAGGCGAGGTGGCGCCTTAGGGGCTGTCGGCGAGCCGGTCAAGCGTCGGCCCAGGCGGCGTCCTCCAGATGGAGCTCGGCCGAGACGCGGCCATTATATTCGTCCTTCTTCATCCGCCCGGCAAGCCAGAACCGGCGGTGCGGCGGCGCCCCGAGCAGCGCTTCGCCGAGCGGGCTGTCCGCCATGCGGAAGGCGATCGCCTTGATCCGCCGGCCGTCGTCGCCGGCGGCGATGACGCGCAGGTGATTGGCGCCGACCACGTCCGCCTTGACGATGGCGACCGGCCCGGCGGCCACGCGCGGTCCCGGCCAGCCGGCGCCATAGGGCCCGCCCGCCTCCAGCGCATCGCACAGATCGGGCGAGACGCCGCCGGGCGCGAGCAACGCGTCGAGCAGCAGCGCGCGATCCTCGCGCGCGCGCGCGACATCGGCGGCGAGCCGGTCGTCGAGAAAATCGGCAAACGCGTCCACCTTGTCGTCCGCGACGGTGAGGCCCGCCGCCATCGGATGACCGCCACCGGCGACGAGCAGACCGCTGTCCTTCGCCGCCAGCACCGCCGCGCCGAGATCGACCCCGAAAATCGAGCGGCCCGAGCCCTTGCCGAGCCCGTCCTCGCCAAGCGCGATCACGATGGCGGGGCGGCCCAGCCGCTCCTTCAGCCGCCCGGCGACGATGCCGATCACGCCGGGATGCCAACCCGGCGCGGCGACCAGAGCGACGGCGCGATTGCCCTGGGTCGCGGACAATGTCTCCGCCGCCTCCGTCACCGCCGCCTCGATCGCGCGGCGCTCCTCGTTGAAGCGGTCGAGCTCGGCCGCGATGGCCTGCGCCTCGGCGGGATCGTCGGTGGTGAGCAGGCGCACGCCGAGGTCCGACTTGCCGACCCGGCCGCCGGCATTGATTCGAGGGCCGAGCGCGAAGCCGAGATCGCGGCATTCGGGCGCGCGGGCGAGGCGGGCGGCATCGGCGAGCGCGGCGAGCCCGGCATTGCGCCGCCCGGCCATCACCTTCAGCCCCTGCGTCACGAAGGCGCGGTTGAGGCCGCGAAGTTGCGCCACGTCCGCGACCGTGCCGAGCGCGACGAGATCGAGCAGCTCGATCAGCTTCGGCTCCGCGCGGCTTGCGAAATAGTCTCGACCCCGCAGCGCGCGCAACAGCGCCGCGCCGAGCAGGAAGGCCACCCCGACCGCGGCGAGATGGCCGTGCGCGGCGGCCTCGTCCGTTTCGTCCAGCCGGTTCGGATTGACGATGGCGAAGCCGTCCGGGAGCGTCGCGGCGCATTTGTGGTGATCGACCACGATCACATCGACGCCCGTCGCCTTCGCCATGGCCAGCGCTTCGAATGCCTGGGCGCCGCAATCGACGGTGACGATCAGCCGCGCGCCGCCCTCGGCAATCCGCACCAAAGCCTCGCCCGACGGGCCATAGCCCTCCATCAGCCGGTCCGGGATATAGGCCGATGCTGCAAGGCCGAGCTGTCGGAGCAACCGGACGAGCAAAGCCGCCGAAGTGGCGCCGTCCACGTCATAATCGCCGAACACCGTCACCGCCTCGCCCGCTTCCACCGCATCGGCGATGCGGGCGGCGGCCTTCTCCATGTCGCGGAAGATGGCGGGATCGGGCATGAAGCCGCGCAGGGTGGGTACGCGATGCCGCTCCAACTCGTCGCGCGCCACGCCGCGGGCGAGCAGCAATTGGTCGATCAGGTCATCGGGTCGGAAGTCCACATCCTCCGTCGCCGCCCCGCGCCAGCGCCAGGGCTGGCCGAGGATCGAGCGCTCGACGCCGCAGACATGGATGGGAGAAGCCGGCATGGCGCCACCTTAGGCGATCCCGGCGGACGCGTGAATCGGTGATTTCCGATGGACTCCGCCGTGAATTATGTTCTTGATATGTTCCATGTCACCAATCGATTCGCTTGCCCGCAAGCCGCTGCGCTGCCTGTTCATCGACTTCAACAGCTATTTCGCGGCGGTCGAGCAGCATGACGAGCCGGCGTTGAGGGACAGGCCCGTGATCGTCGCGCCGCTCGCGTCCGAGCATAGCGGCGCGATCGCGGTGAGCTACGAAGCGCGCGACGCCGGCATCCGTCGCGGCACGCCGGTGCGCGAGGCGCGGCTGCTCTGCCCCGGCCTCGCCGTGCGCGTCGCCCGGCACGATCGTTATGTCATAGTCCACAATCTGCTGATGGATGAGATTAAGCGGCACCTGCCGGTCACGCGGATCTATTCGATCGACGAATGCGCCTGCCGGCTGAGCCGGGACGAGGCGGCGCCCGAGGCGGCGATCGCCAAGGCGCGCGAGATCAAGGCGGGGATCGCCGCCAATGTGGGCGCCGCCTTGCGCTGCTCGATCGGACTCGCGCCGACGCCCCTGCTCGCCAAGCTCGCCGCCGAATTGCACAAGCCGGACGGGCTGACCGTGCTGGAGGCGCGGGCGCTGCCGGACGCGCTCGTGGATCTGCCGCTGTCCGCGATCCCCGGCATCGGGCCCGGCGTCGCCCGGCGGCTGGAAAAAGCGGGGGTGGCGGACTTCATGGGCCTGTGGGCGCTGCCGCCCAAACATGCCCGGGCGATCTGGGGCTCGGTGGTCGGCGAGCGCTTCGCTTACGCCCTGCACGGCCACGATCTTCCCGACGAACCGCAAGGCGCCAAGGCGATGATCGGCCACAGCCGCGTGCTTTCGGCCGAGCACCGGCGCCCCGAACGGGCGCGGATCGTCGCGCGGGCCCTGCTGCTGCGCGCCGCCAGCCGGCTGCGTCATTACGGGCTCTATGCGGGCCACATCGCGCTGGCGCTGCGTGCGCGGCCGGAAGGGGGCGCCGCGCGCGACCGGGCGATCCCGGCGACCCAGAACAGCTGGGCTCTGTTGAAGGCGCTCGATCGTCTCTGGGCCGAGGCGCTGGCCGATCTGCCGGCGGGCAGCCGCGCGCGTCTCGCCACCGTCTCGGTCAGCCTGCACAGCCTTTCCCAGGCAGCGCCGATGGCCGATCTGTTCACCCCGCCCGCCGCGCGCGAGGCGGAGCTGCGCCAAACCCGCTTGTGGACCGAGATCGATGCCCTCAACCGACGCTACGAAAGTCAGGCGGTCGCGCTCGCCTCGCAGCGCGGGCTCGGCCTCGACTATCTCGGCGTCAAGATCGCCTTCAGCCGTGTCCCCGAGGCGGCCGAGTTCCTGTTCTGAGTAACAGGCTGAATCCTTTCCTAACCATAGGCCTTGGCGAAACCTTCAGGCCAGACAGGGCAGAGGCAGGCTGCCGAAATCCGGCATGGGAGGAATGTCATGCGACTCGCCGCCTCGATCCTGGGCCTCGCCGCGCTGGCCGGCGCGGGGATGGCCGTCGCCCAAAGCGCCGCGTCTGACACACCGGTTCGCACCGTCGATCTGGAACTGCGCGAGAATGGCCGCCTGATCGGTGCGCCGACCCTGACCGTCCAGCTCGGTCGCCCGACCGCGGTCGCGGTCGGCGGCGTCTATTCGATGCGGTTGCGGCTCGATGCCGAGCCCGATACCGACGGCGACGGCATCGTGCCGCTCGTCGTGCGCTCCAGCCTGTTCCGCCCCGGCGACGCCAATTGGGCGCGGGTCACGGCGCCGGCGACGACGGTGCTGGAAGGCATGCCGGCGCGCATCCGGATGGCCGGAGCGGACGGCAGCAACCTCTCGCTGGCCGTACTGGTACGCTGATTGACCGGGCGGCAAGAGCCGCCCCGCTTCTCCTCAATCGCAATGCTCTCCGGGCGCGCGGCGGTGCTCGCCCTTCACCCAGCGGACGGTGCCCGTGCTGGCGCGCATCACGACGCTTTCGGTGGTGACGCAGCTCTTGCGGCGCTTAACGCCTTCGAGCAGCGAGCCGTCGGTGACGCCGGTGGCGGCGAAGATCACATCGCCCTGCGCCAAATCCTCCAGCTGATAGATGCGGTCGAGATCGGTGACGCCCCATTGGGCGGCGCGGGCGCGCTCGGCGTCGTTGCGGAAGACCAGCCGGCCCTGGAACTGGCCGCCCACACAGCGCAGCGCCGCCGCCGCCAGCACGCCCTCCGGCGCGCCGCCCTGCCCCATATAGGCGTCGATCGTCGTGTCGGGATCGGTGACCGCGATCACCCCCGCGACATCGCCGTCCGGGATGAGATGGACGCCGCAGCCCAGCCCGCGCAATTCGGCGATCAGGGCGGCATGGCGCGGCCGATCAAGCACGCACACGATGATCTCGGACGGATCGACGCCCTTGGCGGCGGCGATGGCGCGGACATTGTCGGTCGGCGTCTTGGCGAGATCGATCACCCCCCTGGGATAGCCGGGCCCGACGGCGAGCTTGTCCATATAGACATCGGGCGCGTTGAGCAGGCAGCCCTGCTCGGCAATGGCGAGCACGGCGAGCGCATTGGGACCGGCCTTGGCGGTGATCGTCGTACCTTCCAGCGGATCGAGCGCGATGTCGATGCGCGGGCCAGTGCCGGGCGAAGTGCCGACCTTCTCGCCGATATAGAGCATCGGCGCTTCGTCCCGCTCGCCCTCGCCAATCACGACGGTGCCGTCCATGTCGAGCGTGTTCAGCGCCGCGCGCATCGCCTCGACCGCGGCATGGTCCGCCGCCTTCTCGTCGCCACGGCCGATCAGCTTGGACGCCGCGACCGCCGCCGCCTCGGTCACGCGCACCATCTCCATCACCAGCAACCGATCGAGAACGTGGCTTGCCTTGACCATTTCCTGTGTCATCCTCTCATCGCACGGGGGGTTGGGCGGCGGATTAGGCGAGGGCCATGACAAAGTCGAGACCGACTCCACGGATGTGGCTGGTTCCGGTGGCCCTGGTTATCGGCCCGTCGGCCGCGGCCGCGCAGGTCGATCCGGACGCATTGATCGCCCGACAGCGTCAGGAATTGCGCGAAGGCGCGCGCCTGGACTGCGCGCCGGGAGAGAATGACGAAATCACGGTTTGCGCCCGCCGCTACGGGCAAGCGCAGAATCCGCGCTCTCCTTTGCCATATGCGCCAGAGCCAGGCGCGGTCATACGCGGCGAACCGCCGGCCAATTTCGGATGCGACCGTTTGTGCCACCAGCCGGTCGGCATCGAGTTGTTCGAAGCGATCGGTCTGGTTGGCCTCGCGATCCGGAACCTGCGCGAGCGCGCGGACCGATAACCGCTCCCCTTTTGCTCTTCTCGCGCCTTCGCTAGACCCGGGGCGAGAGGATCGACATGGCCGACAATCGCAAGACGCCCGAAACGCCGCCCTTCGCCGCGCCCAGCCTGGAGGACATCCAGCACTGGACCTTCGTGACGGGCCGGGCGCAGCAGATGATGATGGAGCATCTCGTCCGGCAGATGGGCGATGCGGCGGCCAGGATACCGGCCGATGCGGACAAGGCGGTGGAAACCGCGGCGCACTGGCCGGGCGCGCACCTGTTCGGCGATCCCGCGAAGGTGATGCAACAGCAGGCCGAGATGTGGAACGAGGGCCTGGCGATCTGGCAACGGGCGCTGGGCCACGCGATGAGCGGCGCGCCGGAGACCGCCGAAATCTCGCGCAAGGCGGATCAGGACCGGCGCTTCGCCGCGCCCGAATGGCGCGACAACCCGCTCTTCGACACGATCCGGCAGACCTATATGCTCATTTCCGACCGGCTGCTCGGCGCGGTCGAGACGCTGGAAGGCGTGGACCCGAAGACGCGCGAGAAGATCCGCTTCAACACCCGCGCATTCGTCGATGCGATGGCGCCCTCCAATTTCGCGCTGACCAATCCGCAGGTCCTCGAAAAGGCGATGGCGACGAAGGGCGAAAGCCTGCTCAGAGGTCTCGATCACATGCTGAAGGATCTCGGCCGGGGCCAGCTCACCCATACCGATCCCGCTGCTTTCGAGGTCGGGCGCAACATCGCGACGACGCCGGGCAAGGTCGTCCACCAGACCCGGCTCTACCAGCTCATCCAATACGCCCCAGTAACGCGCGAGGTGCATGAAACGCCGCTCATCATCTTCCCGCCCTGGATCAACCGCTTCTACATCCTCGATCTCAATGCCAAGAAAAGCTTCATCCGCTGGGCGGTCGAACAGGGTCTGAGCGTGTTCGTCGTTTCCTGGAAATCGGCGGACGCGAGCCTCGCCGACGTGACGATGGACGATTATGTCCTCGCCCAGGCCGAGGCGATCGACCTGGTGCGCGAAGGACTGGGCGTCGAGAGCGTTCACACGATCGGCTATTGCGTCGCCGGCACCACGCTCGCCGCCACGCTGGCCTTGCTCGCGGCGCGGGGCGAGGCGGACAAGGTCGCCAGTACGACCTTCTTCACCGCCCAGGTGGATTTCTCCGAAGCCGGCGATCTCAAGCTCTTCGTCGGCGACGAGCAGCTGGAGCTGATCCGCCAGCTATCGGCCGAGACGGGCTACATGGACGGCCGCTACATGGCCGCGACCTTCAACCTGTTGCGCGGGCGCGACCTGATCTGGAGCTACGTCACCAGCAATTACCTGCTGGGCGAGGATTATCCGCAGTTCGACCTGCTCTACTGGAACGGCGACACGACCAACCTGCCGGCGAAATGGCATCAGGCCTATCTGACCGATCTCTACCGCGACAACCGGCTGGTGCAGCCTGGCGCGCTGACCATCGACGGCACGCCAATCGACCTCAGAAAGGTGAAGACGCCAACCTACGTCCAGGCCGGTCGCGAGGACCATATCGCGCCGCCGCAGAGCGTGTGGAAGATCACCCACCATTTCGCCGGGCCGCTGCGCTTCGTGCTGGCCGGCTCCGGCCATATCGCCGGCGTGGTCAACCCACCCGAGGCCGGCAAATACCAATATTGGACCAATGAGGGGAAGGCGGAGACGCTGGACGAATTCGTCGCCGGCGCGACCGAGACCAGGGGAAGCTGGTGGCCCGACTGGATCGGCTGGATCGAGGGCATATCGGACGAGAAGGTGCTCGCCGCCGGCGTGCGCGAACCCGGCAAGGGACGGCTGAAGGCGATCGAGGACGCTCCGGGCAGCTATGTGAAGGCGCGGTAGCGGCGCCCTTTCCATCCTTGCCGACAGCTAAATAATTGAAATCACTATCACATTACGTTTTTGTTGCGGTGCACAAAAAACACTTGCAATTCCGTTGCGGCGCAGCTATTTGCTGCATCGCAACATAGTGGAGCGTAACCATGGCCGAGCCGAAAGCCGCCGCACCGATCGTCGAATCCGTCCCGGCCAGCGCGCCGGCGCCGGAAGCCCCGGTCGCGGAGACGGCCGAAGCGCCCAAGGCCGAGACGCCGGCCCCTGTCGCCAAACCCGCTGAAGCGGTGGCGGCGGTGAAGCCGGTCCGGCGCAAGCCCGCCCCGAAAGCGGCGGCGCGGGCGAGGAAAGCGAAGCGGGCCGCTCCGGCGGTCGCGCGGAAGACGAAGAAGATCGTGAAGCCGGCACGGGCCGGCGTGAAGCAACAGATTCAAGGAGTGAAGAAAATGGCCACCAAGACCCAGACGCCGTTCGCCGGCACCGAGCAGTTCACCGCCGCTTTCGGCGACGTCAATGCGCGCGCCAAGGACGCGTTCGAGAAGGGTGCGAAGATCGCCGAGGAAATCGCCGACCTGACCCGCGGCAATGTCGAGGCGCTCGTCGCCTCCTCGAAGGTCGCCGCCAAGGGCGTCGAGACGCTGAGCCAGGACGCCGCCGAATATGGCCGCAAGAGCTTCGAGGACGCTTCGGCGGCCCTGAAGAGCTTCGCGGAAGTGAAGTCGGCCACCGACTTCTTCAAGCTGCAGAGCGATTATGCCCGCAGCGCCTTCGACGCCGCGGTCGCCGAGAGCGCCCGTGTCAGCGAAGCGTTCATCAAGATCGCCGGCGACGCCGCCGAGCCGATCACCAGCCGCTACACCGTCGCGGCCGAGCGCGTGAAGACCCTCGCCGCGTAAGGGACTTTTGTCCCCCAGGCAGTTTGCGTGAGGTCGCACCGTCGGCCGTGTAGGAAGGGCGGGCGCTCCCAGTCGGAGCGTCCGCCCTTTTCCTTTTCGGGCACGCATCCGTAGCCGAAACGTCCCCTTCACCCCTTGCGAGGCGCGTCCGCCTTGCCATATTCTCAGGGCTGAAATGGCGATGAGCGAAAGACGGACATTCGCGTCGGACGGCAATCGGACCGACGATGGCGACCAGGGCACGGGCTTGGGCGTCGCCACCAAGACGCGCACTCGGACCAAATCGCCCTCGCCCTACAAGGTCCTGATGCTGAACGACGACTACACGCCGATGGAGTTCGTCGTGCAGGTCCTTCAGAGCTTCTTCAAGATGGGGATCGAGGACGCGACGCGGGTGATGCTCCACGTCCACCAGCGCGGCGTCGGCGTGTGCGGCATCTTCCCCTACGAGGTCGCCGAGACCAAGGTCGCCCAGGTGATCGACTTCGCGCGGGCGAACCAGCACCCGCTCCAGTGCACGCTGGAAAAGGCGTAAACGACCCTAACGCGCCGGCGGCAGCCAGCTCGTTTCGATGGTCGTGCGATCGAGGAAATGCGCCTCGGCACAGAGCCGCGTCTCATCGAGCACGAGAATGCGGCCGTTCGCACGCGCGATCACCTGATCCTCGGCAAGGCCGCGCATCATGCGGTTGACGTGAACGGCGGTCAGCCCCGTCGCGTCGCCGATATCCTCCTGCGTGAGCGGCAGGCTGATCGGCCCGCCCTTGGGCGCGCCGAGCTCGCGCAGGCGCATATAGACCTCGCAGATCAGCGCGGCGACGCGCGCCCGCGCCGGGGTCCGGCCGATCGAGGCCAGCCGGTCCGCGAGCGTCACGCGCCCCGCCACCGCGAAAGCGAGCAGCAGCGCCGCGAGCCGGGGATGCGCGTCGATCAGGCCCGCCAGCCTTTCCCGGCCGAAGGGGCAGAGCGTCACGTCCGTCGCCGCCGTCACCGTTTCGGGCGAAGCCGGAAAGGCCAGCAGCGGCAGCCCCAGAAGATCGCCCTGAAAATGGAAGCGCATGATCTGGCGGCTGCCATTGCCAAGAACCGCGCTCGAATGCAGCCAGCCCGATCTCACGATGAACAGTTCGCGGACGGACTCGTGCTCGCGAATGATTACGGACCCGCGCCGAAATGGTCGTTCCTGGTCTTCCAGCCGATCGAGTGCGGCCTGTTCGGCGGCGGAGAGGCGCACATGCTGCGCAAATCGATCCGCGAGACAACTACCCCCCAAAGCCATCTTCCCTCGGCATATACGCAACCTTTACAGCGCCATGACTTTAGGAAGGAATTGTTCGCCCCGCCCTGATCGAAATCAAGAGAATTGACGGCATGACGCATTTTTGCCCGCCGGGCGCGCGCGGCTTGCACGCGGCCGGATATGGCGTAAACGCGAGGGCAAATGGACAGGATCATCATTCGGGGCGGACGCCCTCTTTCCGGCCGCATCGCGATCTCCGGCGCCAAGAACGCCGCGCTGACGCTGATGCCCTGCGCGCTGCTGACGGACGAACCGCTGACGCTGCGGAACCTGCCGCGGCTCGCCGATGTCGACGGCTTCGGCCATCTGCTGAACCAGCTCGGCGTCACCACGACGATCGAGGGCGCGCGCGGCGGCGAGTTCGGCCGGGTGATGACCTTGCGCGCATCGAAGATCGCCTCGACCGTCGCGCCCTACGACATCGTGCGCAAGATGCGTGCCTCGATCCTGGTGCTGGGGCCGCTGCTCGCCCGCGCCGGCGAGGCGACGGTGTCATTGCCCGGCGGCTGCGCGATCGGCAACCGGCCGATCGACCTGCACCTGAAGGCGCTCCAGGCGCTGGGCGCGGAGATCGAGCTTGCCGCCGGCTATGTGAAGGCGACCGCGCCGAAGGGTGGGTTGACCGGCGGCACGATCAGCTTCCCGACCGTGTCGGTCGGTGCCACCGAGAATGCACTGATGGCGGCGGTGCTCGCCAAGGGCACGAGCGTGATCGAGAATGCCGCGCGCGAGCCGGAGATCACCGATCTCGCCCAGTGCCTGATCGCGATGGGCGCCGAGATCGAGGGGCTGAGGAGCGACACGCTCACCGTGCATGGCAAGGAGCGGCTGCATGGCGCCACCTATGCGGTGATGCCGGACCGGATCGAGGCGGGCTCCTATGCCTGCGCGGCGATGATCACTGGCGGATCTCTGGAGCTGGTCGGCGCGCGCGAGGATTCGATGCATGCCATCCTGGCCGGGCTCAAGGATGCCGGCGCCGGGATCGAGATGCTGCGCGACGGCATCCGCGTCTCAGCGAACGGCGCCACCAGGCCGCTGTCGCTTTCCACCGCGCCCTTCCCCGCCTTCCCCACCGACATGCAGGCGCAGTTCATGGCGATGCTGGCGCTCGCCGACGGCACCAGCCTGCTGACGGAGACGATCTTCGAGAATCGCTACATGCACGTGCCGGAACTCAACCGGATGGGCGCCGATATCGAGGTGCGCGGCCGATCGGCGGTCGTGCGCGGAGTCGGCTCCCTGGTCGGCGCGCCGGTGATGGCGACCGACCTGCGCGCCTCGATGAGCCTGGTCCTGGCCGGCCTCGCCGCGAAGGGCGAGACCCAGGTCAACCGCATCTACCATCTCGACCGCGGCTACGAGCGGCTGGAGGAGAAGCTCCAGGCGGTCGGTGCCGATATCGAGCGCGCCGGCGGCGACTGAGTCCCGCCGGTCAGCCCGTCCGGCCCACCGACAGGATCCGCAGCCGCCTTGATCGGCCCGCCATGTCGGGCCAGTCGATCGCCTGGCCGACGGCCAGGCCGATCAACCCCGCCCCGACCGGCGTCAGGATCGACACCCGGCCCGCTTCGATATCCGCATGGGCGGGCAAAACGATGGTGACGCGGCGGTGCTGGCCGCTGCCTTCGTCGAGGAATTCGACCTCTGCCCCCAAGGTAACGACTTCGGCGGGTAGCGTGTCGATGCCATATATCTCCGCCCGATCGACTTCCTCGAGCAACAGGGCCGCGACGTCCGGCATGCGCGATTCGGCCTGCAACGCGAGCTGGGTGATGATGTCGGCCTGTTCGTCGATGAGGCGGATGCGCGGCCGCGCGCGCACGTCGGTATCGGTGGTCATGATCGGTCTTTCGGAAAGGCAGTGATGGTCGCGGACCCGGGCCGCGGCATACGGACCGGGCCTAGATGCGCGCGGCCGACTGCCCT
Encoded proteins:
- the murA gene encoding UDP-N-acetylglucosamine 1-carboxyvinyltransferase, translated to MDRIIIRGGRPLSGRIAISGAKNAALTLMPCALLTDEPLTLRNLPRLADVDGFGHLLNQLGVTTTIEGARGGEFGRVMTLRASKIASTVAPYDIVRKMRASILVLGPLLARAGEATVSLPGGCAIGNRPIDLHLKALQALGAEIELAAGYVKATAPKGGLTGGTISFPTVSVGATENALMAAVLAKGTSVIENAAREPEITDLAQCLIAMGAEIEGLRSDTLTVHGKERLHGATYAVMPDRIEAGSYACAAMITGGSLELVGAREDSMHAILAGLKDAGAGIEMLRDGIRVSANGATRPLSLSTAPFPAFPTDMQAQFMAMLALADGTSLLTETIFENRYMHVPELNRMGADIEVRGRSAVVRGVGSLVGAPVMATDLRASMSLVLAGLAAKGETQVNRIYHLDRGYERLEEKLQAVGADIERAGGD
- the rnk gene encoding nucleoside diphosphate kinase regulator encodes the protein MTTDTDVRARPRIRLIDEQADIITQLALQAESRMPDVAALLLEEVDRAEIYGIDTLPAEVVTLGAEVEFLDEGSGQHRRVTIVLPAHADIEAGRVSILTPVGAGLIGLAVGQAIDWPDMAGRSRRLRILSVGRTG
- a CDS encoding Crp/Fnr family transcriptional regulator is translated as MALGGSCLADRFAQHVRLSAAEQAALDRLEDQERPFRRGSVIIREHESVRELFIVRSGWLHSSAVLGNGSRQIMRFHFQGDLLGLPLLAFPASPETVTAATDVTLCPFGRERLAGLIDAHPRLAALLLAFAVAGRVTLADRLASIGRTPARARVAALICEVYMRLRELGAPKGGPISLPLTQEDIGDATGLTAVHVNRMMRGLAEDQVIARANGRILVLDETRLCAEAHFLDRTTIETSWLPPAR